The DNA region CAAATGTAAATAAGAAACAGAGCTTGAGATAAGACTCAAGCTCTGTTTTTATTTTGCGTCTTTTCTGGTTCATACCTCCGATGGTAGTAGTACCAGCATTGGTTTAATAAACGAATTTGTTGACGGTTTTTTTCGAGGAATGCATTTTTAAGCTGCTTTTGAAGCCAGTCAGGCACCGGAAGTCCCCCTTCCTGTAAGTTATTAAAAGATGCTCCTACTATTTAAGTGTGGTAGTATGTATAGTATATGAATGGATGGTTGTCATTGTTGAAGGTTTTTTTTGAAAAATATTCAAAGGGGTTTGTGTGAAAGATGAATGATCTAGAGCTTCAAAAATTAGTAGAAGATACCTCTTCGGAATTTTTCAAATGGCCATTTAAACATAGAGCTATTTTCAATCCAAGATTAAGAACAACGGGTGGTAGGTACCTATTAGGTTCTCATAATATTGAAATAAATCCGAAGCAGTTTGAACACTTTGGATTGGATGCCTTAATTGGAATCATTAAGCATGAGTTATGTCATTACCATTTACACCTACAAAAAAGAGGGTACCGTCATCAAGATAAGGACTTTAAAGACTTGCTAGCTAAAGTAGATGGCTCGAAGTACTGTGGTGCGATCCCGGGAATGAGAAGGACAAGCCAGACTCTACACATCTATAGTTGTACTGACTGTGGTACTGTCTTTAACAGGAAAAGAGCAATAGATACAAAGAGATATGTTTGTGGGAAATGCAAAGGAAAAATAAGTAAGACAAAAACTTTTAAAAAAAGTTGACTTATTCATTTTGAATATGTTAAATTATAAAAGTCGCTGAAACGAGCGAAGGCAATCGGAGCTTGTCGCTCAGAGAAAAAACAGTATTGACAAAATGACGTAAACAAGTTAGACTTGTCTAAGTCACACGAAATTATTCCGCAG from Anaerobacillus alkaliphilus includes:
- the cmpA gene encoding cortex morphogenetic protein CmpA, which encodes MPDWLQKQLKNAFLEKNRQQIRLLNQCWYYYHRRYEPEKTQNKNRA
- a CDS encoding SprT family protein, whose amino-acid sequence is MNDLELQKLVEDTSSEFFKWPFKHRAIFNPRLRTTGGRYLLGSHNIEINPKQFEHFGLDALIGIIKHELCHYHLHLQKRGYRHQDKDFKDLLAKVDGSKYCGAIPGMRRTSQTLHIYSCTDCGTVFNRKRAIDTKRYVCGKCKGKISKTKTFKKS